One window of the Nocardia huaxiensis genome contains the following:
- a CDS encoding RNA degradosome polyphosphate kinase: protein MIVRVSDTDTVKQPPLLPAAPPAATPPPTTTVLPPDRYVNRELSWLDFNARVLALAEDTSQPLLERAKFLAIFSSNLDEFYMVRVAGLKRRAETGLSVRSADGLSPTEQLEMIAARTQEIAHRHARVFLDQVLPALTAEGIAIIRWAELDDAERQRLSGYFQDQVFPVLTPLAVDPAHPFPYISGLSLNLAVTVKDSATGGEHFARVKVPDNVDRFVRVRRTPPASRDSATRDSATPTREGSPTPATAAFLPMEELIAAHLDQLFPGMEVVEQHSFRITRNADLEVEEDRDEDLLQALERELARRRFGSPVRLEVSDDMTEHMLDLLLRELDVDPGDVIQVPGLLDLSCLWQVYGVDRPNLKDAPYVPATPPAFGERETPRNVFAALREGDVLVHHPYDSFSTSVQRFIEQAAADPQVLAIKQTLYRTSGDSPIVNALIDAAEAGKQVVALVEVKARFDEQANIKWARALEQAGVHVVYGLVGLKTHCKTCLVVRREGATIRRYCHIGTGNYNPKTARLYEDVGLLTAAPEIGADLTDLFNSLTGYSRKANYRNLLVAPSGVRQGIIERIQREVELAEQGVPARIRLKANAIVDEQIIDALYRASQAGVPVQIVVRGICGLRPGVPGLSENIEVRSILGRFLEHSRVLHFQAQNEYWIGSADMMHRNLDRRVEVLAQVKDPRLAEQLAQVFDSALYPTTRCWVLQPDGSWQAQPDPDVPGEQIRDHQEFLMRLRRPDRQ from the coding sequence ATGATCGTGAGAGTGAGCGATACGGACACCGTCAAGCAACCGCCGCTACTGCCCGCGGCGCCGCCCGCGGCGACCCCTCCGCCCACCACCACGGTGCTGCCGCCCGACCGGTATGTGAACCGGGAACTGAGCTGGCTCGACTTCAACGCCCGCGTGCTCGCCCTCGCCGAGGACACCTCGCAGCCGCTGCTGGAGCGCGCGAAGTTCCTCGCCATCTTCTCCTCGAACCTCGACGAGTTCTACATGGTGCGGGTGGCGGGGCTGAAGCGGCGCGCGGAGACCGGACTGTCGGTGCGCTCGGCCGACGGGCTCTCGCCCACCGAGCAATTGGAGATGATCGCCGCCCGCACCCAGGAGATCGCCCATCGGCATGCCCGGGTGTTCCTGGATCAGGTGCTGCCCGCGCTCACCGCCGAGGGCATCGCCATCATCCGGTGGGCCGAACTCGACGACGCCGAACGCCAGCGGCTTTCGGGCTACTTCCAGGACCAGGTCTTCCCGGTGCTGACCCCGCTGGCCGTGGATCCGGCGCACCCGTTCCCCTACATCAGCGGCCTGAGCCTGAATCTGGCCGTGACCGTGAAGGATTCGGCCACCGGCGGCGAGCACTTCGCCCGTGTGAAGGTGCCCGACAATGTCGACCGGTTCGTGCGGGTACGCCGAACACCCCCGGCGAGTAGGGATTCCGCGACCCGCGACAGCGCCACCCCGACCCGGGAAGGCAGCCCGACCCCGGCCACCGCCGCCTTCCTGCCCATGGAGGAGTTGATCGCGGCGCATCTCGATCAGCTGTTCCCGGGAATGGAAGTGGTGGAACAGCATTCGTTCCGGATCACCCGCAACGCCGACCTCGAGGTCGAGGAGGACCGCGACGAGGATCTGCTGCAGGCCCTCGAACGCGAACTCGCCCGCCGCCGCTTCGGATCGCCGGTGCGCCTGGAAGTCTCGGACGATATGACCGAGCACATGCTCGATCTGCTGCTGCGCGAACTCGACGTGGACCCGGGCGATGTGATCCAGGTGCCCGGCCTGCTGGACCTGTCGTGCCTGTGGCAGGTGTACGGCGTCGACCGGCCGAACCTCAAGGACGCGCCGTATGTGCCCGCCACGCCCCCGGCCTTCGGCGAACGCGAAACGCCCCGAAACGTTTTCGCCGCCCTGCGCGAGGGCGACGTGCTGGTGCACCACCCGTACGACTCCTTCTCCACCAGCGTGCAGCGCTTCATCGAACAGGCCGCCGCCGACCCGCAGGTGCTGGCCATCAAGCAGACCCTGTACCGCACCTCCGGCGACTCCCCCATCGTCAATGCCCTCATCGACGCCGCCGAGGCCGGTAAACAGGTCGTCGCACTGGTCGAGGTGAAGGCGCGCTTCGACGAGCAGGCCAACATCAAATGGGCTCGGGCGCTGGAACAAGCGGGCGTGCACGTGGTCTACGGCCTGGTCGGTCTCAAGACGCACTGCAAGACCTGCCTGGTGGTGCGCCGCGAAGGAGCCACCATCCGTCGCTACTGCCACATCGGCACCGGTAATTACAATCCGAAAACCGCACGCCTGTACGAAGACGTCGGATTGCTCACGGCCGCACCGGAGATCGGCGCCGACCTCACCGACCTGTTCAACTCGCTGACCGGGTATTCGCGAAAAGCCAACTACCGCAACCTGCTCGTCGCCCCCAGCGGCGTCCGCCAGGGGATCATCGAGCGCATCCAGCGCGAGGTCGAACTCGCCGAGCAGGGTGTGCCGGCGCGAATCCGGCTGAAGGCCAACGCCATCGTCGACGAGCAGATCATCGACGCGCTGTATCGCGCCTCCCAGGCCGGCGTGCCGGTGCAGATCGTGGTGCGCGGCATCTGCGGGCTGCGACCGGGCGTTCCGGGGCTCAGCGAGAACATCGAGGTGCGCTCGATTCTCGGCCGCTTCCTGGAACATTCGCGCGTCCTGCACTTCCAGGCGCAGAACGAATACTGGATCGGCAGCGCCGACATGATGCACCGGAATCTGGACCGGCGCGTGGAAGTGCTGGCACAGGTGAAGGATCCGCGTCTGGCCGAACAGCTGGCACAGGTGTTCGACTCCGCGCTCTACCCCACCACCCGCTGCTGGGTGCTGCAGCCCGACGGCAGCTGGCAGGCCCAGCCCGATCCGGATGTGCCCGGCGAACAGATTCGCGACCATCAGGAGTTCCTCATGCGGCTGCGACGACCGGATCGCCAGTGA
- a CDS encoding NUDIX hydrolase — MSPERSGNGSAYSDPRVTPNILAAGAVLWRYAADGGIEIAMVHRPKYDDWSLPKGKLDPGETPVITTVREVAEETGLNCTLGRYLGHVTYPVTGHRKLKRVDYWAARVVDGAFESNTEVDELVWSPVDRVMDEISYPMDRSIIRNFLRLPADTSTMLLVRHGKAGRRDRFTGPDEARPLEKAGRAQARELVDNLLAFGATEIHSAPPLRCVQTVTPLAEKLGAQIESEPLFAESGYAAAPDAAHERAVTLASGTGVPVICSQGKVIPDLLAWWAARDGITLPPARNRKGSVWVLSLHQGRLVAADHLDRALTPTDIPAR, encoded by the coding sequence GTGAGCCCAGAACGATCCGGCAACGGCAGTGCGTACTCCGACCCGCGCGTGACCCCGAACATCCTTGCGGCCGGGGCTGTTCTGTGGCGATACGCCGCCGACGGCGGCATCGAGATCGCCATGGTGCACCGGCCCAAGTACGACGACTGGTCGCTGCCCAAGGGCAAACTGGATCCCGGTGAGACGCCGGTGATCACGACCGTGCGCGAGGTGGCCGAGGAAACCGGCCTGAATTGCACGCTGGGGCGCTATCTCGGCCATGTGACCTATCCGGTCACCGGGCACCGCAAACTCAAGCGTGTGGACTACTGGGCCGCCCGCGTGGTCGACGGGGCCTTCGAGTCCAACACCGAGGTCGACGAACTGGTCTGGTCGCCCGTGGACCGGGTCATGGACGAGATCTCGTATCCTATGGACCGCAGCATCATCCGCAATTTCCTGCGCCTACCGGCCGATACCTCGACCATGCTGCTGGTGCGGCACGGCAAGGCCGGCCGCCGCGACCGCTTCACCGGCCCGGACGAGGCGCGCCCGCTCGAAAAGGCCGGTCGCGCACAGGCTCGCGAGCTGGTGGACAATCTGCTCGCCTTCGGCGCGACCGAAATCCACTCCGCCCCACCGCTGCGCTGTGTCCAAACCGTTACCCCGCTGGCGGAGAAACTCGGTGCGCAAATCGAATCCGAGCCATTGTTCGCCGAAAGCGGTTACGCCGCAGCGCCCGACGCGGCACACGAACGCGCCGTCACGCTGGCCTCCGGGACCGGGGTCCCGGTGATCTGCAGTCAGGGCAAGGTGATTCCGGATCTGCTGGCCTGGTGGGCCGCCCGGGACGGAATCACGCTGCCACCGGCCCGCAATCGCAAGGGCAGCGTGTGGGTGCTGTCGCTGCACCAGGGCCGCCTGGTGGCGGCCGACCACCTCGATCGGGCCTTGACCCCCACCGACATTCCGGCCCGCTGA
- a CDS encoding HU family DNA-binding protein has translation MNKAELIDVLTEKLGTDRRTATQAVEQMVDTIVRAVNKGQSVTITGFGVFEQRKRAARVARNPRTGETVKVKPTSVPAFRPGAQFKAIIAGKQKIASSGPAVKRGVAAPVSGKAGAKKTTAKKTAKKAATKAPAKTTAKKAASKAPAKKATAKKTTATKAAVKKTTAKKAPAKATAKKTATKATAKKTTAKKAPAKKTAAKRTARR, from the coding sequence ATGAACAAGGCGGAACTGATCGATGTTCTGACCGAGAAGTTGGGTACTGACAGGCGCACGGCGACTCAAGCGGTCGAGCAGATGGTCGACACCATCGTGCGTGCGGTGAACAAAGGTCAGAGCGTCACCATCACCGGATTCGGTGTGTTCGAACAGCGCAAGCGCGCGGCACGTGTTGCTCGCAACCCGCGCACCGGCGAAACCGTCAAGGTGAAGCCGACTTCCGTCCCGGCCTTCCGTCCGGGTGCGCAGTTCAAGGCGATCATCGCCGGCAAGCAGAAGATCGCGTCGAGCGGCCCGGCCGTGAAACGCGGTGTGGCGGCTCCGGTGTCGGGCAAGGCGGGCGCCAAGAAGACCACCGCCAAGAAGACGGCCAAGAAGGCCGCCACCAAGGCCCCGGCCAAGACCACCGCCAAGAAGGCGGCTTCGAAGGCGCCGGCCAAGAAGGCCACCGCCAAGAAGACCACCGCCACCAAGGCCGCGGTCAAGAAGACCACCGCCAAGAAGGCTCCGGCCAAGGCCACGGCCAAGAAGACGGCCACCAAGGCCACCGCCAAGAAGACCACGGCGAAGAAGGCTCCGGCCAAGAAGACCGCCGCGAAGCGCACTGCCCGTCGCTGA
- the leuD gene encoding 3-isopropylmalate dehydratase small subunit: MEAFKVHKGIGVPLRRSNVDTDQIIPAVYLKRVTRTGFEDGLFAAWRTDPHFILNTEPYNRGSVLVAGPDFGTGSSREHAVWALKDFGFRVVISSRFADIFRGNAGKDGLLTARMAQSDVELLWKLLEEQPGLELTTDLEARTVSAGTVVLPFDIDDYTRWRLLEGLDDIGLTLRRCDEITEFENARPTWKPTTIPARISES, encoded by the coding sequence ATGGAAGCCTTCAAGGTTCACAAGGGGATCGGCGTTCCGTTGCGTCGATCCAATGTCGACACCGACCAGATCATCCCGGCCGTCTATCTGAAGCGCGTTACCCGAACGGGTTTCGAGGATGGACTCTTCGCGGCTTGGAGGACGGATCCCCACTTTATTCTGAACACCGAGCCCTACAACCGGGGCAGTGTCCTGGTCGCCGGTCCGGATTTCGGTACCGGATCCTCACGCGAGCACGCGGTTTGGGCGCTCAAGGACTTCGGCTTCCGCGTGGTGATCTCGTCGCGGTTCGCCGACATCTTCCGCGGAAACGCCGGTAAGGATGGGCTTCTGACGGCCCGGATGGCCCAGAGCGATGTGGAATTGCTCTGGAAGTTGCTCGAGGAACAGCCCGGTTTGGAATTGACGACCGACCTCGAGGCACGGACTGTGTCGGCGGGAACCGTCGTGTTGCCGTTCGATATTGACGATTACACGCGCTGGCGTCTGCTGGAGGGGCTGGACGACATCGGCCTCACCCTCCGGCGCTGCGACGAGATCACCGAGTTCGAAAACGCAAGGCCGACATGGAAACCCACGACCATTCCGGCGCGCATTTCCGAATCGTAA
- the leuC gene encoding 3-isopropylmalate dehydratase large subunit → MADRPRTLAEKVWDQHVVVRGEGEGANREPDLIYIDLHLVHEVTSPQAFDGLRQAGRPVRRPDLTIATEDHNVPTIDIDKPIADPVSRTQVETLRRNCEEFGIRLHPMGDLDQGIVHVVGPQLGLTQPGTTVVCGDSHTSTHGAFGALAMGIGTSEVEHVLATQTLSLRPFKTMAINIDGELPDGVTSKDVILAVIAQIGTGGGQGYVLEYRGDAVRKMSMEARMTMCNMSIEAGARAGMVAPDEITYEFLKGRPHAPEGADWDAAVAAWDALKTDEGAVFDAEVHIDAASLTPFVTWGTNPGQGAPLGDTVPDPEQIFDENERAAAEKALQYMDLKPGTPLRDVAVDTVFVGSCTNGRIEDLRAVAGVLKDRKVADGVRMLIVPGSMRVRLQAEKEGLGEIFTAAGAEWRQAGCSMCLGMNPDQLSPGQRCASTSNRNFEGRQGKGGRTHLVSPLVAAATAVRGTLSSPADLN, encoded by the coding sequence ATGGCCGATCGGCCACGCACTCTGGCGGAGAAGGTCTGGGATCAGCACGTCGTCGTCCGCGGCGAAGGTGAAGGCGCGAACCGCGAACCCGACCTCATCTACATCGACCTGCACCTGGTGCACGAGGTCACCAGCCCGCAGGCGTTCGACGGCCTGCGGCAGGCCGGTCGCCCGGTGCGCCGCCCGGATCTCACCATCGCCACCGAGGACCACAACGTCCCGACCATCGACATCGACAAGCCGATCGCCGATCCCGTCTCGCGCACGCAGGTCGAGACCCTGCGCCGCAACTGCGAGGAATTCGGTATCCGCCTGCACCCCATGGGCGATCTGGATCAGGGCATCGTGCACGTGGTCGGCCCGCAGCTGGGCCTGACGCAGCCGGGCACCACGGTGGTCTGCGGTGACTCGCACACCTCCACCCACGGCGCATTCGGCGCGCTCGCAATGGGTATCGGCACCTCGGAAGTGGAACACGTTCTGGCAACGCAGACTTTGTCGCTGCGCCCGTTCAAGACCATGGCCATCAATATCGACGGCGAGCTGCCCGACGGCGTCACCTCCAAGGACGTCATCCTCGCCGTCATCGCGCAGATCGGCACCGGCGGCGGCCAGGGCTACGTGCTCGAATACCGCGGTGACGCCGTGCGGAAGATGTCCATGGAAGCCCGGATGACCATGTGCAACATGTCGATCGAGGCCGGCGCCCGCGCGGGCATGGTCGCGCCCGACGAGATCACCTACGAGTTCCTGAAGGGCCGCCCGCACGCCCCGGAAGGCGCGGATTGGGATGCCGCCGTGGCGGCCTGGGATGCCCTCAAGACCGACGAGGGCGCGGTGTTCGACGCCGAGGTGCACATCGACGCCGCGTCGCTGACCCCCTTCGTGACCTGGGGCACCAACCCGGGACAGGGTGCGCCGCTGGGCGATACGGTGCCCGATCCGGAGCAGATCTTCGACGAGAACGAGCGCGCCGCGGCCGAGAAGGCGCTGCAGTACATGGACCTGAAGCCGGGCACTCCGCTGCGAGATGTCGCCGTGGACACGGTTTTCGTGGGTTCGTGCACCAATGGCCGCATCGAGGATTTGCGGGCCGTGGCAGGCGTTCTGAAGGATCGCAAGGTTGCGGACGGCGTACGCATGCTGATTGTTCCCGGTTCCATGCGGGTGCGCCTGCAGGCGGAAAAAGAGGGCCTGGGCGAGATTTTCACCGCCGCGGGCGCGGAATGGCGGCAGGCCGGCTGCTCCATGTGCCTGGGAATGAACCCGGATCAGCTTTCCCCGGGTCAGCGTTGCGCCTCCACCTCGAACCGCAACTTCGAAGGGCGACAGGGCAAGGGCGGTCGCACGCATCTGGTTTCGCCGCTGGTCGCGGCGGCCACCGCGGTGCGCGGAACCCTGTCCTCACCTGCGGATCTCAACTGA
- a CDS encoding IclR family transcriptional regulator, with product MRQHSGIGVLDKAMAVLHAVAEQPCGLNELCARTGLPRATAHRLAVGLETHRMLARDNQGLWRPGPALSELATTASDPLLDAAATILPRLREITGESVQLYRRDGNARVCAAAMEPAAGLRDTVPIGARLPLTAGSAAKVLLAWADPDLQRTVLPEAVFGERALAEVRRRGWAQSAAERAAGVASVSAPVRDAAGAVVAAVSVSGPIDRMGRRPGARWAADLVAAADALHKRL from the coding sequence ATGAGACAGCATAGCGGTATCGGCGTTCTGGACAAAGCCATGGCGGTCCTGCACGCCGTCGCCGAGCAACCCTGCGGCCTCAACGAGCTCTGCGCCCGCACCGGCCTGCCCCGCGCCACCGCCCACCGCCTGGCCGTGGGCCTCGAGACGCATCGCATGCTGGCCCGCGACAACCAGGGCCTGTGGCGGCCCGGCCCGGCCCTGTCGGAGCTGGCGACAACCGCCAGCGACCCGCTGCTGGACGCCGCCGCCACCATCCTTCCGCGCCTGCGCGAGATCACCGGCGAGAGCGTCCAGCTCTACCGGCGCGACGGCAACGCCCGCGTCTGCGCGGCCGCCATGGAACCCGCCGCCGGCCTGCGCGACACCGTCCCGATCGGCGCCCGCCTGCCGCTGACTGCGGGTTCCGCCGCGAAAGTCCTCCTGGCGTGGGCGGATCCGGACCTGCAGCGCACGGTCCTCCCGGAAGCGGTATTCGGCGAGCGCGCCCTCGCGGAGGTGCGCCGGCGCGGCTGGGCCCAGAGCGCCGCCGAACGCGCCGCGGGCGTGGCCAGCGTGTCGGCCCCGGTGCGCGACGCGGCGGGCGCGGTGGTCGCGGCCGTCTCGGTATCCGGCCCCATCGACCGCATGGGCCGCCGCCCGGGCGCCCGCTGGGCCGCCGACCTGGTCGCCGCCGCGGACGCGCTCCACAAGCGCCTCTGA
- a CDS encoding pyridoxamine 5'-phosphate oxidase family protein — MGVNQRAQIVMSEQEISDFLERSRVATLATLGPSGTPHLIAMWYGLIDGEIWFETKAKAQKVVNLRRDPRVTVLVEAGDTYDQLRGLSIEGRAEIVTDPEALFKVGISVWERYTGPYSDDMKPFVEQMLNKRVAIRVVPERVRSWDHRKLGLPAMPLGGTTAEPLSGSTVETSEA, encoded by the coding sequence ATGGGAGTCAATCAACGCGCGCAGATCGTGATGTCCGAACAGGAGATCAGCGATTTTCTCGAGCGCAGTCGCGTCGCCACGCTGGCCACACTCGGCCCGTCGGGCACACCGCATCTCATCGCCATGTGGTACGGCCTGATCGACGGTGAGATCTGGTTCGAAACCAAGGCCAAAGCCCAGAAAGTGGTGAATCTGCGCCGGGATCCGCGGGTAACCGTGCTGGTCGAAGCCGGTGACACCTACGACCAGCTGCGCGGGCTGTCCATCGAGGGCCGCGCGGAAATCGTGACGGACCCCGAAGCCCTGTTCAAGGTCGGAATCAGCGTGTGGGAACGCTACACCGGGCCCTACAGCGACGACATGAAGCCGTTCGTGGAGCAGATGCTGAACAAGCGCGTCGCCATTCGCGTGGTGCCCGAACGCGTGCGCAGCTGGGATCACCGCAAACTCGGTCTGCCCGCAATGCCTTTGGGCGGCACGACCGCGGAGCCGTTGAGCGGTTCAACTGTAGAAACCTCGGAAGCGTAG
- the gltX gene encoding glutamate--tRNA ligase has protein sequence MTDVRVRFCPSPTGTPHVGLVRTALFNWAYARHHGGTFVFRIEDTDAARDSEESYQAILDALRWLGLTWDEGPEVGGPYGPYRQSQRRDIHLDVVAKLLAAGEAYESFSTPEEVEARHKAAGRDPKLGYDNFDRDLTDEQIAAYKAEGRPAVIRLRMPDQDLTWNDLVRGETTFKAGVVPDFALTRGNGDPLYTLVNPVDDALMKITHVLRGEDLLSSTPRQLALYAAMQRIGIAEFTPQFGHLPFVMGQGNKKLSKRDPESNLFNHRDRGFIPEGLLNYLALLGWSIADDHDLFSMAEMVAAFDISKVNSNPARFDQKKADALNAEHIRLLTPGDFAHRLREYLTAHGHIGAEIDEKLFETAADLVQTRIVVLGDAWDLLKFLFIKPEEFTIDPAAKEKNLGPDAVPVLQAAISALDAAPEWTAPALEEALKTALIDELGLKPRKAFAPVRVAVTGSHISPPLYESLELLGREVSMDRLRAALP, from the coding sequence ATGACAGACGTACGGGTCCGATTCTGCCCGTCCCCCACGGGCACACCGCATGTCGGCCTGGTCCGCACCGCCCTGTTCAACTGGGCCTACGCGCGCCACCACGGCGGCACCTTCGTCTTCCGCATCGAAGACACCGATGCCGCACGCGATTCCGAGGAGAGCTACCAGGCCATCCTGGACGCGCTGCGCTGGCTCGGCCTCACCTGGGACGAGGGCCCCGAGGTCGGCGGTCCCTACGGCCCGTACCGGCAGTCGCAGCGTCGTGACATTCATCTCGACGTGGTGGCCAAGCTATTGGCGGCGGGGGAGGCCTACGAATCCTTCTCCACCCCAGAAGAAGTCGAGGCCCGCCACAAGGCCGCCGGCCGGGACCCCAAGCTGGGCTACGACAATTTCGACCGCGACCTGACCGACGAGCAGATCGCCGCCTACAAGGCCGAGGGCCGCCCCGCGGTCATCCGGCTGCGCATGCCCGACCAGGACCTCACCTGGAACGACCTGGTGCGCGGTGAGACCACCTTCAAGGCCGGCGTGGTGCCCGACTTCGCGCTCACCCGCGGCAATGGCGATCCGCTCTACACGCTGGTGAATCCGGTCGACGACGCGCTCATGAAGATCACCCACGTATTGCGTGGCGAGGACCTGCTCTCGTCCACCCCGCGTCAGCTCGCGCTCTATGCCGCCATGCAGCGGATCGGTATCGCCGAGTTCACCCCGCAGTTCGGTCATCTGCCCTTCGTGATGGGCCAGGGGAACAAGAAGCTTTCCAAGCGTGATCCCGAGTCGAATCTGTTCAATCACCGGGATCGGGGCTTCATTCCGGAGGGTTTGCTGAATTATCTGGCGTTGCTCGGCTGGAGCATCGCGGATGATCATGACCTCTTCTCGATGGCGGAGATGGTGGCGGCCTTCGATATTTCGAAGGTTAATTCCAATCCGGCCCGTTTCGATCAGAAGAAGGCCGACGCTCTGAACGCCGAACATATTCGGTTGCTGACTCCCGGTGATTTTGCTCACCGGCTGCGGGAGTATCTCACCGCGCACGGGCATATCGGCGCCGAGATCGACGAGAAGCTCTTCGAGACCGCGGCCGACTTGGTGCAGACCCGCATCGTCGTTCTGGGTGATGCCTGGGATCTGCTGAAGTTCCTGTTCATCAAGCCCGAAGAGTTCACGATCGACCCGGCCGCGAAGGAAAAGAATCTCGGTCCGGATGCGGTCCCCGTTTTGCAGGCCGCCATTTCCGCGCTCGACGCCGCGCCGGAGTGGACCGCGCCCGCACTCGAGGAGGCGCTGAAAACGGCGCTCATCGACGAGCTGGGCCTCAAGCCGCGCAAGGCCTTCGCACCCGTGCGCGTGGCGGTCACCGGGTCGCACATCAGCCCGCCGCTCTACGAGTCGCTGGAGCTGCTGGGCCGCGAAGTGTCCATGGACCGGCTGCGCGCGGCTCTGCCGTGA
- a CDS encoding fumarylacetoacetate hydrolase family protein encodes MRLGRVASPDGVAFVSIEGEGGEAVAREIAEHPFGTPTFTGRSWPLADVRLLAPILASKVICIGKNYAAHAEEMGGPAPADPVIFMKPNTSIVGPNAPIVLPPSSSQVDYEGELAIVIGRPCKDVPAARAKEVILGYTVANDVTARDQQKYDGQWTRAKGYDTFCPLGPWIETALDPSDLEITTELAGEVRQRSRTSLLLHDIPKLIEWVTTVMTLLPGDVILTGTPAGVGPMQDGQTVSVTVEGIGTLTNPVAAKR; translated from the coding sequence ATGCGCCTAGGTCGAGTTGCCAGCCCAGATGGGGTCGCTTTCGTCAGCATCGAAGGAGAGGGCGGCGAGGCCGTCGCCCGGGAAATCGCCGAACATCCGTTCGGCACCCCGACGTTCACCGGCCGCAGCTGGCCGCTCGCGGATGTGCGCCTGCTGGCGCCGATTCTGGCCAGCAAGGTGATCTGCATCGGCAAGAACTACGCCGCGCACGCCGAGGAAATGGGTGGTCCGGCCCCGGCCGACCCGGTTATCTTCATGAAGCCGAACACCTCCATCGTCGGCCCGAACGCGCCGATTGTGTTGCCGCCCAGTTCGTCTCAGGTCGACTACGAGGGTGAGCTGGCGATCGTCATCGGACGCCCGTGCAAGGACGTTCCGGCCGCTCGCGCCAAGGAGGTGATCCTGGGGTACACCGTCGCCAACGATGTGACCGCGCGCGATCAGCAGAAGTACGACGGGCAGTGGACCCGCGCCAAGGGCTACGACACCTTCTGCCCGCTCGGGCCGTGGATCGAGACCGCCCTGGACCCTTCGGATCTGGAGATCACCACCGAACTCGCCGGTGAGGTCCGCCAGCGCAGCCGCACTTCACTTCTGCTGCACGACATTCCGAAGCTCATCGAATGGGTGACCACCGTGATGACGCTGCTCCCCGGCGATGTCATCCTCACCGGCACCCCCGCCGGTGTGGGCCCGATGCAGGACGGCCAGACCGTGTCGGTGACCGTCGAAGGCATCGGCACCCTTACCAATCCCGTTGCCGCCAAACGCTGA